Proteins encoded in a region of the Flammeovirga yaeyamensis genome:
- a CDS encoding DEAD/DEAH box helicase, whose product MAKFSELGLKQELLDAVSELGFEEPTPIQGEVIPTLLTEDTDLVGLAQTGTGKTAAFGLPLLHRVDVSDKRTQALVLCPVRELGLQIARDLENFSKKIPGLKVVAVYGGAPIDQQIRQIKRGAHVIVATPGRMDDVLKRGKADITQVETVVLDEADEMLKMGFKDELDSILENTPEEKNVWLFSATMPREVARIASNYMTEPLEVTVGTKNTGNKNVKHYCYMVRANDRYEALKRVVDYNPNIYGIVFCRTRQETKDVAEKLMIDGYNADALHGDLSQAQRDYVMGKFRQRSLQILVATDVAARGLDVNDLSHVINYNLPDDIETYNHRSGRTGRAGKEGVSIAIIHMREKHRLRAIERVLKQSFIMDPVPTGPQICERQLFHLVDRIHDVEMEEDEIEQYLPKVYEKLEDLSREEIINRFVALEFNRFLDYYRGARDLNVPDRRDNSNKRERGENNNRRNAENGFTRFFINLGKRDEVRPKDLIDLINKGVRGERIEIGRIDLKQNFSFFELKEGREDEVTKGMGKLDFNGRKIDVEVSNAPDRGGRRGGGGGDRRRRPFGGGGDRGGDRRGGGYRGGGNRGGGDRDRRSGGGGDRRRRRPSN is encoded by the coding sequence ATGGCAAAATTTAGCGAATTAGGGCTTAAGCAAGAGCTGTTAGATGCAGTTTCTGAACTTGGTTTCGAAGAACCAACACCAATCCAAGGAGAAGTTATTCCAACTCTATTAACAGAAGACACTGATTTAGTGGGATTGGCACAAACAGGAACAGGTAAAACAGCAGCTTTCGGTTTACCACTTTTACATCGAGTAGATGTTTCAGATAAAAGAACTCAAGCACTTGTATTGTGTCCTGTAAGAGAGCTAGGATTACAAATTGCAAGAGACTTAGAAAACTTTTCCAAAAAAATCCCAGGTCTTAAAGTAGTAGCAGTATATGGTGGTGCTCCTATCGACCAACAAATCCGTCAAATCAAAAGAGGTGCTCACGTAATTGTAGCCACTCCAGGTAGAATGGACGACGTCTTAAAAAGAGGTAAAGCAGATATCACGCAAGTGGAAACTGTTGTTCTTGATGAGGCAGATGAAATGTTGAAAATGGGATTCAAAGATGAATTGGATTCAATTTTGGAAAATACACCAGAAGAGAAAAACGTTTGGTTATTCTCAGCAACAATGCCAAGAGAAGTGGCAAGAATTGCTTCTAACTACATGACAGAACCTTTAGAGGTGACTGTAGGTACTAAGAACACTGGTAACAAAAATGTAAAGCATTACTGCTACATGGTTCGTGCAAACGATAGATACGAAGCATTAAAACGTGTAGTAGATTACAATCCTAATATTTATGGTATCGTTTTCTGTAGAACAAGACAGGAAACTAAAGATGTAGCCGAGAAATTGATGATCGACGGTTACAACGCAGATGCCTTACATGGTGACTTATCTCAAGCTCAGCGTGATTACGTGATGGGTAAATTCCGTCAACGTTCACTTCAAATTCTAGTAGCGACAGACGTTGCCGCTCGTGGTTTGGACGTAAACGATTTATCTCACGTAATTAACTACAATCTTCCAGACGATATCGAAACATACAATCACCGTTCAGGCCGTACAGGTAGAGCAGGTAAAGAAGGTGTTTCTATTGCTATCATCCACATGAGAGAAAAGCATAGACTTAGAGCCATCGAAAGAGTGCTTAAGCAAAGCTTTATCATGGATCCAGTGCCAACAGGCCCTCAAATTTGTGAGCGTCAGTTGTTCCACTTGGTAGATAGAATCCACGATGTGGAGATGGAAGAGGATGAAATCGAACAATACCTTCCTAAAGTTTACGAGAAATTAGAAGACTTAAGCAGAGAAGAAATCATCAATAGATTTGTTGCTCTTGAGTTTAACCGTTTCTTAGATTATTACAGAGGTGCAAGAGATCTTAATGTACCAGATCGTAGAGATAACAGTAATAAGAGAGAAAGAGGAGAGAACAATAATAGAAGAAATGCTGAAAATGGTTTCACTCGTTTCTTCATTAACCTTGGTAAGCGTGATGAGGTAAGACCAAAAGATTTGATCGACCTAATCAACAAAGGTGTTAGAGGCGAACGTATCGAAATTGGACGTATTGACTTGAAACAAAACTTCTCATTCTTCGAATTAAAAGAAGGACGTGAGGATGAAGTAACTAAAGGAATGGGTAAATTAGATTTCAACGGAAGAAAAATTGATGTTGAAGTATCTAATGCTCCTGACCGTGGTGGCCGCAGAGGCGGTGGCGGAGGAGACCGTCGTCGTAGACCTTTTGGTGGCGGAGGAGACCGTGGTGGTGACCGTAGAGGCGGTGGCTACAGAGGCGGTGGAAACCGTGGTGGTGGAGATCGCGATCGTCGTAGTGGCGGTGGTGGTGACCGTAGAAGAAGAAGACCAAGCAACTAA
- a CDS encoding GtrA family protein, with translation MNWEVLFWKFLKFGVVGFSGLFVDFGVTYLVKEIMKGHKYLANSLGFICAATSNYILNRIWTFESHTDQIGVEYLKFFGVSVVGLLFSNAIIWVLHEKVKMNFYVAKVISIGVVVVWNFFANLIFTFN, from the coding sequence ATGAACTGGGAAGTTTTATTTTGGAAATTTTTAAAGTTTGGAGTAGTAGGTTTTTCCGGCTTGTTTGTAGATTTTGGTGTGACCTATCTCGTCAAAGAGATCATGAAAGGCCACAAGTATCTGGCCAACAGTTTAGGATTTATCTGTGCAGCTACCTCAAATTATATTCTAAATAGAATCTGGACTTTCGAAAGTCATACGGACCAAATAGGAGTCGAATATCTAAAATTTTTCGGTGTATCTGTAGTCGGTTTACTGTTCTCCAATGCTATTATCTGGGTACTTCATGAAAAAGTAAAAATGAATTTCTATGTAGCAAAAGTGATTTCTATTGGAGTTGTGGTTGTATGGAATTTCTTTGCTAACTTAATATTTACCTTCAACTAA